From the Primulina huaijiensis isolate GDHJ02 unplaced genomic scaffold, ASM1229523v2 scaffold11357, whole genome shotgun sequence genome, the window cgttacaatgataaataaattattatttttagtttatcatcataacatttacctcaataaacacattttcgaatgcaggaagttaaatttaatattgatattagataattatagtattaattctaacattcttttttttattcttctcaatacattactttttctatcttcaaatatattaatctatttattattgtatacaaagtataataactatttggttaattgatcacatttaagattagatgtttagaaaaatttttaatatatctttaaagaccaatagatgatgaaattagatttgaaatcaagagaaaaattaagaaaatgtagaacactacattgcataaactttcgctttgtacagtaacaaaacataaggtgagaccaagtgagatacttatatatatgagtatAATTCAACTTAgcacattataatatttttattaactcaatttgtccttcgtttttacttcactaacgTTGTAGTGTaactcattcaagcattaactatttatttttttagtacatagtggcctccactctcaccgacttcaatcaTTAGAAGTCGTTATTAGTAGTATATAtgtaatagacaattatttggtttttattttccgtcttttgattaattgtgtacttttttatgttctacttaattcatttttagaatttttattgaaatttataatcatgattagaagtgttgcatgcatacaatataaaattaatatattttaaaatgttaatattgaagtgtcgaataaatgtattaaatcattatttaagaacttttagaaaaataatatatatcataattcagatttaaagattaacatacaaaaAAGAATTGAGatgaatatcttttaaaataaatcgtgttagcccaaaaagattaaatatgattattgtaaatgaatttttcttaattaattagaaaattttcagcaaatgcgatgaattaattagaatgttttcaatatagtatgtcgataaatgttcttccatatgagttagtgattgagtccttatgaacatttaaaaaatgtgtctttagttatagtaacagtgtcttataatttaaaatattaaatgaaacaaattatcaagataaaaaattaattaggaaattcaagaatatgtgattactcaattagttcAATTGACACActctttagtttgctgatttaattgatgttaaatccacaaaaactgagtttgacaaaaattcttgtagaataaaatataattataataaattacttgattgtatatgtaataaaattttgtatatttcatatatgtttgatttatttcatttataaggttgaaattttatatattatgatataagatttgttatacatcttaacatcgataaattcactaaaaatttatatattaatttccgcTACCATATAATTCTGGTTTCACCCCAGACttttgtgtattcgtttgtttgaatttattattcctcattttaccaaaacccataatatgtcaaacatgaaagtgaatattaatttaaagagatgataatatttatatattgtaataaacatatttaccctcacgatactgataaaactaacttaaaaataatatgttgacgaacatattgtcaggaatccaaaaatacaactcaaatgtcaactttgacacttAATTTTGAGTGACCGCCAAAATATctcaacaacccacaatttttggacaagatagtaacatcacaattttgaaatcaaactgatattttCCATTTCATATTAAGAATTTATGATTGAAAATCgataatattagatatatagatatttaatataaactcgtgcgagatcatttaggctcacctttaaatgagtcgacaaaatttcaacccaactcacttAAATTGTGTGGCGGTGCAGGCCAAACCGACagacccaacccaaattgacagctcaaatcacaacgatcttttaccgtgttttatttaaataatttataaatataaaccgcaaaaaaaattttgttgcaaaaaaaattaatttaaacacataaattctagcaaactgtcacacgagtacatgaaaaaaaattaataagacaccaaagaaaattcacaattctataatgagttatttctaaactttaattaatttaatttacataatgaaaagataaataaaaatataaatcattggattaaaaataacataatataatgtGGGTAGgcataaaaaaaccaaatactaaTTTGCCTAATAAAACAATATCATTGGATAacaataacatattataatgatgatagacataaaaaattaattattaataaacacacatatttaaaatatgaataaagagAATGAAAAGACACATTTAAAGTAAACAATTAATGTAAATCAAGCAATTAATAaggagaaaaatgaaaattcacatataaagtcacatatttatatatataatagatatatgaatttgaattgtgagcttacttttttactcttttattcattttataatttgtcatcttcatttggttatttaagtaatttttcaNCTAGTTTGTAATGATTACCTGAAATAGTTTCTGAAAggcccaataaaatttttatgtgtattaaaaaatttaatgaatgaaaaaaatgaaagattttaTGTGTATTTATATACCAAAAAACGACtagtttaattttaaaaatatattacagttgaaaaaattgaagcaaacaattgaaaaagaaaaaaaaagaatcacaTGGATGaattgactttttttaaaaaagaaaaaaatgcttTCTGACATGGGATGCCCTAAGtcacttttaaaaaataatatttcattatcAGAAATATTGTAGAAAATCatctataaattttaatattttctaaatttcttTCATAACAATTACTTCTGcacacaaaaaatatatataaaaaaactaatGATACGCGCAAAACACTATAGTCTGATTCAATCTGATTATTGTTGTGTagttagaaaaaaatttaaagaaatttcttaatattcaataataatttgaTTATGACTTCAATAATATTGTTTTAATATTGggatcttaaaaataaaaactgtatttttggtcctataatttttttactttgcAATTTTAGCTTtctatattttcaaattatctTAATCCTGCATTTTTacgatttttgacaattttagtcatttttcatcgtGAATATTGATATGACAATATAAACGTTAATGTTGCATTGGTGCCATATCAACACGacgtaaaaacaaaaataacatattaaaatcgaAATCTCACAATCTAAAAGactaaaaaatcaaatatacaaacatatatgACCAGACAAGCAATTTTCCCTACAAAAATTAAGCATGAAGTCTGTCTAATTTCgtgatatttcaaaaaatttcggGATCAAAATTCTTGATCAAAATTTTTACCTAGAAAAAGCTTccttcttattattattattattattattattattattattttatctttttttaaattAGATAAGCAATTCCAATGGTGGTCCAAACTTgtggttaaattttttttttgctcacacaGTATCTGTTCTTCCAATTTGTATAATGGTGACGGTCTAAAACAAACTGTATCAGTATTACAAAGAATGATGGAGTGAAGTTACATAGTATCTGTTCTTCCAATTTCTTCCATTGTAAACCGGTTAGATAATGAATGGGTGATGTGGTTTTTAATCACAAGGATGGTGGAAGCAGCTTTAGAATCTACCAACGCGAACATGTCTCCTATTGTTCCCAGTTCTGAATTCTCACTCCAATCTGAAAGGCCTCCCAACAGTGGGGATCTTGTGTCGTGTCGTCTTCCAACCATAATAACCTCGTGCTCGTTCTCTATGGATCGAATCAGCGCCACTGTCCCGGTTCCATCTCTCACCACTTCTTCTGCATAACTCACCCTCTTATTACTATTGTTTCGGGATTTCACTAATATCTCATTCATAACTTCGTTGTCCAACTTCTTTTCGATGTTTGCATCCAAATGAATGTCGACACTCATTGCCTCGCCCTTGAGGATTAGCCGATATATGGTCAAGTGGATGTTGGCTTGTGCCACCATTCTTGATCCTACAGCAAGCGCCTCTCGGTCGTCTGGGCCTCCGATGAAAAAAATAGCAACTCTAAATAGGTCTCCGTGAGATGATGGTGCTGCTGATTTAATGGTTGGTGCTCTGTCGACCACGATGGCTGTGGTACAAGGCGCCATTTGGAGTACTTTGTCATTCATCGCCCTTATGCCTGACGATGACGATTCAGCTGTTGTGTTGAATCTCCTGTGAAATGGAATGATCACGAGTGAAACCCTCCTGTCCACTGCAATTTCACACACTTCCTCGTGCATGCTTGCATAAGGAGATATCGCAGTAAAGGGGTGCACCGTGATGGCTCCATGGTATCTTTGCTGCAAGATTTGGAAGGCATTGATGATACTTCTCGGTGTGTAACCCTTGGCAGAGTTTACTTTTGCAAGTTTGTGGGGAATGAGTAGTGGACAAGAACGACCAGCAAGCTCGACAAGGTGTAACAAACACACATCAATGGGGGTGCGCTTTGTTGGATGGAGGCTTTCAAGAAGTTCGATTATGGCAGGGACGTTCTCTTGGCTGTGCACGCAAGCTAGTACCCCGAGTTCGGAATCTGGCTTTAAGTCCAACATTGTTCTCCTCTTGTAAAATGTGTGCCTCCGCAAAGGATCGTATAAGTACCTAAGTATATTGGTGCAGCTAGCGGTAACAATTAACATTGATGCGCACAAAACCACGAATGATTTATCATCTATTGCCTGTGCCAACAAATTAACTAATACAAGATCAtcagttttaaaaataatatgtttttgttGAAGCATGCAAGAGTATAGAAAAATTTCACAAACCTTTTTGCTCTTCAACATCTTGAACAGACCTAGTTCAAGAACACCTTGTACATTCATCACAAGGCCAATCTGAATGGATTCCCTATGTGGTACTCCTACACAAATGGAAAAGAACATTGCTCCAAGAAACTTACCCACATAGGCGACAAGTATGACAGACTGAACTGTCAAATAGTCTCCGACTGTAACATTGAATATGTCGATGACCAGCCCGTTCTTCACGAAGTAGAGAGGCATATAGAGCCAAGAAGTGATGAAGTCTAGCTTCTGCGTGAGGGCTGATCCCAAGGGAGGGCCTGCGGGTATCGCCATCCCATAAACCAGGGGGCCAAAGAAAATGTTGAGCCCAACGGCTTTACTGCAAAATCCAGCCATCACAATACCAACAAACACCATGTAAATGAAGCTTTGCTTCAAGGGTTCTCCCTCCGGGTTTCTGTCCAATGCCCATAGAATAATGGGTCGGACCACGAAAGCCACCAACAACACAAAGCCAATCCCTACAGCAATAGTTCTTACAATCTTGATCTTGGAATGTGAACCATCATCCCGCATCAAGATATTGAGGGTTACGATGCAGAAGGCAAATGCACTGCTGACCAAGGATGATGACAAGGCCACTCTCCCGAACTCGGTATTTGCCATTTTTAATTCCGTGAGGTAGCGAGCTACGACTGGAAAACTAAG encodes:
- the LOC140965602 gene encoding cation/H(+) antiporter 15-like isoform X2; the protein is MFYFFLIGVQLDPWILSKIERKEMVIGVSTVVLPLMLSISASSIMARLSYSLTTPYLGPVAMASSVLSFPVVARYLTELKMANTEFGRVALSSSLVSSAFAFCIVTLNILMRDDGSHSKIKIVRTIAVGIGFVLLVAFVVRPIILWALDRNPEGEPLKQSFIYMVFVGIVMAGFCSKAVGLNIFFGPLVYGMAIPAGPPLGSALTQKLDFITSWLYMPLYFVKNGLVIDIFNVTVGDYLTVQSVILVAYVGKFLGAMFFSICVGVPHRESIQIGLVMNVQGVLELGLFKMLKSKKAIDDKSFVVLCASMLIVTASCTNILRYLYDPLRRHTFYKRRTMLDLKPDSELGVLACVHSQENVPAIIELLESLHPTKRTPIDVCLLHLVELAGRSCPLLIPHKLAKVNSAKGYTPRSIINAFQILQQRYHGAITVHPFTAISPYASMHEEVCEIAVDRRVSLVIIPFHRRFNTTAESSSSGIRAMNDKVLQMAPCTTAIVVDRAPTIKSAAPSSHGDLFRVAIFFIGGPDDREALAVGSRMVAQANIHLTIYRLILKGEAMSVDIHLDANIEKKLDNEVMNEILVKSRNNSNKRVSYAEEVVRDGTGTVALIRSIENEHEVIMVGRRHDTRSPLLGGLSDWSENSELGTIGDMFALVDSKAASTILVIKNHITHSLSNRFTMEEIGRTDTM
- the LOC140965602 gene encoding cation/H(+) antiporter 15-like isoform X1 is translated as MGSIAMEPDDITSYAEIYHPQGNLSSICIPTGMFHSRGIFANTNPLDFSVPLILVQLSLSSTFILFTSRILSPLGQPSMVIHILAGLVLGPSFLGRVAGFAELVYPYQSLIILDAFAVFGCMFYFFLIGVQLDPWILSKIERKEMVIGVSTVVLPLMLSISASSIMARLSYSLTTPYLGPVAMASSVLSFPVVARYLTELKMANTEFGRVALSSSLVSSAFAFCIVTLNILMRDDGSHSKIKIVRTIAVGIGFVLLVAFVVRPIILWALDRNPEGEPLKQSFIYMVFVGIVMAGFCSKAVGLNIFFGPLVYGMAIPAGPPLGSALTQKLDFITSWLYMPLYFVKNGLVIDIFNVTVGDYLTVQSVILVAYVGKFLGAMFFSICVGVPHRESIQIGLVMNVQGVLELGLFKMLKSKKAIDDKSFVVLCASMLIVTASCTNILRYLYDPLRRHTFYKRRTMLDLKPDSELGVLACVHSQENVPAIIELLESLHPTKRTPIDVCLLHLVELAGRSCPLLIPHKLAKVNSAKGYTPRSIINAFQILQQRYHGAITVHPFTAISPYASMHEEVCEIAVDRRVSLVIIPFHRRFNTTAESSSSGIRAMNDKVLQMAPCTTAIVVDRAPTIKSAAPSSHGDLFRVAIFFIGGPDDREALAVGSRMVAQANIHLTIYRLILKGEAMSVDIHLDANIEKKLDNEVMNEILVKSRNNSNKRVSYAEEVVRDGTGTVALIRSIENEHEVIMVGRRHDTRSPLLGGLSDWSENSELGTIGDMFALVDSKAASTILVIKNHITHSLSNRFTMEEIGRTDTM